In Mangifera indica cultivar Alphonso chromosome 1, CATAS_Mindica_2.1, whole genome shotgun sequence, a single genomic region encodes these proteins:
- the LOC123221982 gene encoding EH domain-containing protein 1, translated as MDLTISIGSCSKEQQKIYQEWFNYADSDGDGRITGNDAIKFFSLSNLSRQELKQVWSIADSKRQGYLGLEEFIGAMQLVSLAQDGLEITHDLLNSNVDFHNLKLPVMEGLDALIAKKKRSSKTSGPDVNGSPQPQPSPSASWFSSKSSKKISLSSVTSIIDGLKKLYVQKLKPLEVAYHFNDFVSPLLTSSDFDAKPMVMLLGQYSTGKTTFIKHLLKRGYPGAHIGPEPTTDRFVVVMSGADERSIPGNTVAVQANMPFNGLTTFGTAFLSKFECSQLPHPLLDHITFVDTPGVLSGEKQRTQRSYDFTGVTSWFAAKCDLILLLFDPHKLDVSDEFKRVISSLRGHDDKIRVVLNKADQVDTQQLMRVYGALMWSLGKVLNTPEVVRVYIGSFNDKPVSEAATGPIGKELFEKEQEDLLADLKDIPKKACDRRINEFVKRARAAKIHALIISHLRKQMPAMMGKAKTQQRLIDNLADEFGKVQREFHLPLGDFPNVEEFKEVLSGYSFDRFERLKPKMIQAVDDMLGYDIPNLLKNFGNPYD; from the exons ATGGACTTAACGATCTCGATCGGCTCGTGTTCCAAAGAGCAGCAGAAGATCTACCAGGAATGGTTCAATTACGCTGATTCAG ATGGCGATGGTCGAATTACGGGTAATGACGCAATTAAGTTCTTCTCTTTGTCGAATTTGTCCCGACAAGAACTCAAGCAg GTGTGGTCCATTGCAGATTCCAAGAGACAGGGATACCTTGGTCTTGAAGAGTTCATAGGTGCTATGCAG CTGGTTTCACTTGCTCAAGATGGACTTGAGATAACACATGATCTTTTGAATAGCAATG TTGACTTCCACAATTTGAAACTTCCTGTAATGGAAGGTTTGGACGCTTTAATTGCA aAGAAAAAGCGTTCATCAAAGACATCTGGTCCTGATGTGAATG GTAGTCCCCAACCACAGCCTTCACCTTCAGCTAGTTGGTTTTCTTCAAAGTCATCCAaaaag ATATCTCTGTCCTCTGTTACATCAATAATTGATGGcttaaagaaattgtatgtTCAGAAGCTAAAACCCTTGGAAGTTGCCTATCATTTTAACGATTTTGTGTCCCCATTATTG ACTAGTAGTGATTTTGATGCCAAACCGATGGTCATGCTTTTGGGTCAGTACTCCACTGGAAAAACAACATTCATAAAACATTTGCTCAAAAGAGGCTATCCAG GAGCTCATATTGGACCTGAGCCGACAACTGACAGATTTGTTGTTGTTATG TCTGGAGCTGATGAAAGAAGTATACCAGGGAATACTGTTGCTGTCCAAGCCAACATGCCATTCAATGGTCTCACAACTTTTGGAACTGCATTTTTGTCAAAGTTTGAGTGCTCTCAATTGCCACATCCT CTTCTAGACCACATTACATTTGTAGATACTCCGGGAGTTTTGTCAGGAGAGAAGCAACGAACACAGCGATCCTATGATTTTACTGGTGTAACATCATGGTTTGCTGCGAAGTGTGACCTCATTCTACTTCTATTTGATCCACACAAACTTGATGTCAGTGATGAGTTTAAGCGTGTGATTTCATCATTACGTGGTCATGATGACAAGATTCGTGTGGTTTTGAACAAGGCAGACCAAGTTGATACTCAACAA CTGATGAGGGTTTATGGAGCTTTGATGTGGTCACTAGGAAAGGTACTTAATACTCCTGAAGTTGTACGTGTCTACATTGG CTCATTCAATGACAAACCTGTAAGTGAAGCTGCAACTGGTCCAATTGGAAAAGAACTTTTTGAAAAAGAGCAAGAAGATCTTCTAGCTGATCTAAAAGACATTCCGAAAAAGGCTTGCGATCGCCGA ATCAATGAATTCGTGAAGCGAGCCAGAGCTGCCAAGATACATGCTCTTATCATCAGTCATCTTAGAAAGCAGATGCCGGCTATGATGGGCAAAGCCAAGACTCAACAGAGACTCATTGATAATTTGGCTGATGAATTTGGAAAG GTCCAAAGGGAGTTCCACCTACCTCTAGGAGATTTTCCAAATGTCGAGGAGTTCAAAGAGGTTTTGAGTGGTTACAGCTTCGACAGATTCGAGAGGCTGAAGCCAAAAATGATACAAGCTGTCGATGACATGCTAGGCTATGACATCCCCAATCTGTTGAAGAATTTCGGAAATCCCTATGATTAG